In Dermacentor variabilis isolate Ectoservices chromosome 10, ASM5094787v1, whole genome shotgun sequence, the genomic window GCCGAGATTCGAACAGACATTCAACGTCTTGCAGATGTGGCAAGCAACCTCACAACACGGGACGACGACACCTCAGTGATATACTTCGGAGACAACGTTTTGGGCGATGACTATATCATTCACCAAGACCTTCCCACCGTCCTTCTACAGCTTCTCTTCACAGTCATGGCCACGTTGCTGGTATCAGCAGCACTTTGGACAGTTAACGCGGCATTTTACACCACCATGTGGTCCCCTCCCCGTCGCACGCCTCGACACCATTCATATGGACATTGTTGGACCTTTGCCACCATTCGGTGGTTATAAGTACAGGCTTAGGTGTATTGATCGGTGCACCCAGTGGCCTGAAGCGGCTCCCATACCATGCATCACGGCGGGGACAGTTGCCCAAGCTTTCCAGTCTATATGGATCAGCTGTTTTGGTGTGCTGTCCAGCATCTTCCTAACATCATGTGGGCTGTGTGGACACTTGTACAAATGCATGTCACCCAGCATCCAACGGCATTGTCAAGAGGCTGCAGCACCAGTAGAAAGCCGCGCTTACTGCTCAGCCTCGTGTTGACGATTGGATTTCAGACCTACCCATCGTACTGCTTGGCCTTCGATCTAACCTCCAACCAGAACTCTCCTACTCAGTAGCCGAGATGGTTTACGGCTGCACCCTACACTTGGTGGGTGATCTCGTCACCGCCTATCCCATGCTGCCTATTGCTGCTAAACGAGGGTCTTTCTTTCGGTGTCTACGGCCTTTCATGCAAACATTGCGTCCTTCATCGACTTCTGCTCACACCAGTCCACGCAATGTTTTCCTGTCCTCAAGCTTGCAAACATCCTCTTGTTTTCATCCATATTGACTGGCCTTGTCATCCTCTTCAAACTCAATATGACGGCCCCTTCCCAGTGGTCACGTGTTCAGAACACCAGTTTACTATACTGCAGAATATGTGTGAGGACACGGTTGCTCTTGAGAGGATCAAACCTGCCACCATCACTTGCTGCTGAAAGGAGAGGGGCACCTGCGGCGTATCTTTCACAGCGCCCTGGTCAACCACATGAGCTGGTGTGCAGATTGGCAAGAACGAGGAGTAAGAGGAATGAATGACAGGTGGATCTGAAGTTGGGTCTCTCGAGTTTTTAACTATGCTTAGTAGCCCAGAAGTGCTTGAATGGCAACAATACATTTCGTCTCAGCGGCTAGGTATGGGGTTGGGAACCATGAGGCCAACGAATTTTCCCAGAAATTATAAATTCGTTGCACTCAGACTCCTTCCATTGAGAGACCGCACTTAGAGGGTGTCTGTGGAGAAGAGCTAAAATCCCCATTGCGATTGGCAGTacgaatgaaatgaaataaaataaataaaatgcccaGCAGTCAGGCAAGACAGCAAGTTAGGATTTTTGCAATGGTCTATAAAATGCGCAATCTGTTTTTCATTAACAGCAAAAGGATTGGCATTTCCTTCAATCATTACttgacacagaaaaagaaaggcaaagagcAAAAAGAGACCTGTTGCAGCCCAGGTTTGTTTTAAGCATTGTTTTCTCACCAGATCATCTAGTGAGTGGTTCGGCCATGACTACGTAGGGAAGAGGGTGCATAGTATTTTGCAAGTTGCCTGCTACTCAATGGCGCTTCCTGCATTGTGCACATGATATGTTGTTCTGCACATAAAATACAGGAATGAACGTTTGAGCTATAGTTCGTTAGTATCGCACGATGCAAGTCTCACTCACTTTCGGTGACCTGCTATCCAACTTGCTTGAAGATGTATGGAGGGAACTTGCGATCGTGGTATTGTAATCTTCGTCACGTGACTCGTATCATTATTTGATCACACTCGGGAAGGTATGAGGCAGACAGTCTGATGCAGGACTGCTTTCTGTGTTCAAAGCCTATGTAAAAATTATGGCATCCGTAGTTTGCCGTAAAATAAGGGTTAGCAGCTCTGATTTGAAAATGATCCATCTCCTGACACCCAGCTGTTGTGAAGACTGCGGAGACATTTTGTTAGGATTCAGGGTGTCTACAAACCGGGAAAACCTGGAATTCTCagggaaaaactcagggaatttgtgcatctaacagggaaaattagctgtaattttattgaaagggtcgaaagtcgccgtaatgctggctcgagtaacagacaggaatcgtaacgaatcgtttTTGACGCCccgtcgtcggctggaggagttgccagtgtagagtcaacggccgactttccggattcccgataatttggacggcttcgcggcaccaccacgtacccatAGAGTCAAtttatcagaacgtctgaaatttcggacgcaagaactccttgccgtccgattttccggacgttctgcatgaccgcaggtccgaaacggcaataatcaaagccaccaccgctgccattttaattacctcgccgcctcgaaccggcgctatcgcacgcagatccgctggcagccgtagccaacactgcggcaacgctacgcCTAGCTGTTTCGAAGTTCGccattaagcttcttgccgttcgatgccgtgtttcttcatttctccgctgtcagcaataattttggcttcgaagctcggaaagcaccgCGCGTTCCATAATGCTGGTTCCAGAAAGTTAGTTTCGCCTCAGTACAGTGGTGTGACGCGGTGAAGCATTCGCAAAAGTATTGctgtgaagcttaacaagcgtaggaaggggcaattgtcacgggacacagtatgtattccttaattttacacgCGTGCGCCCGCCCTCTCCTGTCATAGTAGGAGCACcgctatgcctaataagtgtactgacaggcattCCGAGCTTTTCCAGACGTGCCTGtgtcgatttgagcccttaagaacagtaaaagacatgcatttattttgtcggactgcctgatttttcggaagttttcgcggcccctagggggtccgaaaaattggacgttgactgtaaactgaccatgagtatgcttcaaatggtccgtagtgCGAACGCGCGACAAAAGGAGCATGAGAAGAGAAAGGATAGATGCATTGTGGAATGAACGGGGAATGAAGTATGcgagcgcttctttgaaggaccctgagctcaaaaaacactcttggctgacgccgagatgcagatgtccctcatacaaaccaaaataaattctTTAAAGCTGTgaaacaacactgaggcgtcatgtgctggctgagagtatgtcaggacagttgaggttgacttacgagctgttgagagagagactgaattgtgacaaaattcgggcctcataccactgagcttgccatcagttggtataaatagctcatattcgaaaatatttgcttctctatgcagctcctttttatttgtatttgagaatgtctgactcgatttgcaatgtcTTTCGAAGGCACTTTATTTGCTgagcattttactaacccctaccttctattccttttttgaataacataaacactacttgAAGGGTTAACCGAgcggctcgatttttattagtcatatcataagaagccaacaaacactgacaccaaggacaacataggggaaattacttgtgcttaataaatgaaataaagaaaagataaattaatggaaattaaaatggatgaaaaaacaacttgccgcaggtggtaaccgaacccacagccttcgcatttcgcgtgcgatgctctaccaattgagctaccgcagcgctgttttcccatccactttcttgggtattcatgtgccctagtagaaccctgggagtgttagccagcgtcaccactcacagaccttggcggcggacgtggaacgtcctttttgccgcaggcgtcacgagaacgtgatcgttttgggtgaaggcaactggtcaataaacccacatatgctacctgaaggcatcaatgttgccggattcgagaccctcgttatgtaataaacgagaagaaggagagttaaccgaggggctcaatttttattagtcatatcataagaagccaacaaacactgacaccaaggacaacataggggaaattacttgtgcttaataaatgaagtaaagaaacgataaattaatggaaattaaagtggatgaaaaacaacttgccgcaggtgggaaccgaacccacaaccttcgcatttcgcgaaggttgtgggttcggttgtttttttgttgttttttcatccatttaatttccattaatttatcgtttctttatttcatttatgaagcacaagtaattttcgctatgttgtccttaatgtcagtgtttgttggcttcttatgatataaacactacttagtattcaaattggattaagtcggttcttttaaaaaaatttttttcatatgcttattaAAGAGTGACAGCATCTGGTGATATGGTTCccgcccgtcttgacataaaacatagttctgcatcactcagggaatttcgcaaaggcactcagggaaaacctggaaaactcagggaatttggaaatgtcaacttggtagacaccctgggatTGGCTTTCAGCAGCACGTGTTACAAAGGGGTAGGTGAACTGCAGTTAGGCTACTGGCTATGGCAGTCTGGTGTCAAGGGATCGGGCAGTGGCAAGATGCTCTGCCTAAGTCCCGAACTTTTTGCCACCTACATTCTTGGCGCCATTTATGCATGCCGTCCCCACAACCCCCACCCCGGTGGGGGttggcgcaaccaagagtggcgccagtcagaagacgatttgacgtatGGAGGCGGAATCGGTCTCGAGAGCCaccttgtttatgcatcgttgccTCTCTTATATAAATTATAAATACATCTTTAtgtgtgacttctgcaacgtaacaaattggtgAAGGTGTGGGATACCCAAgagaaacaataacagagctccGCAGTGGTCATCACCTCAAGCTGTGACATCCTCTTGTGACAACAGGCTAGGAGTGCAGTGACCATCATCATCACAGGACCCGACGTGGATAGTGTGGGCAagaacttgaagccatggctccTGCAGCCCTTCTTTCTCGCCCCAGTGAGCTGAACAACTTGGCTACAGCACCATTTGTGCAGGCAATAGTCCGCAAGGAACTCTCTAATCTTGGGAGTTCATTCTGCATGTGCCGTTGCTGCTTCACAGCTGTCTCTGGCTGCAGGTCCATAGACTGGTCTGCGGTATCCTTCACACTACCAAAATCCAGCCGAGCGGAGAACTGCAGACGATCGGCCAATCTGTTTTGCCGGCCGGCGCATTAGTCGCATTGCTCGCCACTGTAACAACTTTACTATCTCCTCCCCCGTGCGACCGCCATTCACCAGTTATCACCCAGAACAGAGCGAGCGTTGTTACCAGCCTCCAATGGCACAAGAACAGCCAAACAATGCCGCTCATGTTACTTGGAGGAACAGTCCCTCGTCGTTGTTCCAATGTCACCAGTCCCGTTCCGTACCAGCTCGTCCACCATGGTCTCTATCGTGGCAGGCTCGTTGCCCACCGTCCCTGCAGCAGCCCCGATGCCAGTCTCCGGAAAACTAAGCGGtacagctcccggaggtgacgctgcattgacgactcgacTGCAAAACTCTCCGATCACTTTGCCGACAAAACAAACTAGATGGACGTCTTGGTTGATGGCGTCAGTGTCGcagcactcattgacactggcACACAGGTTTCAGTGATGAGTGCCCAATTGCACCAAGGCCTGAACAAAATTCTCACACCCGCTGCACCACGCACCCTCTGCGTCGCCGACAGAGCAATGCCTACCGTGcttggtatgtgcactgctcacactggcatcacggggcACCTAGCAGCTGTTTGCTGTTTTGGAACAATGCCCTTATGACGTTATACTGGGCTTAGACTTTTTATCGTCCCGTTCAGCCCTGTTTGAGTGCGCGTCTAGTGTCATTCAGCTTGGAACTGCCCCACGGCTGCTGTAGTCGACCAGTCACACAACTACAGTTATGCTCTCCCGAAGAAATCCGCCTGTCGCCTCAATGTAAGTTACTCTACTGCCGTTACCATCTGCTCCTGATGGCATCTGTGTACTATGTGCCACCGctgacatactgcttgaaagaaatttggccgtTCCCCATGCCATGCTTGGTGTTACAGGCAATCAAACTTCACTCCCTTTCCTTAATTTTAACTGTTCGACTCAAATTGTTGCCGGACGCATATAATTAGGCAACATCTCACCCGTGAATGATTGTGAGATATCAGCTCTTGAGGCCGAAATTCCGTCGCCCTCTACAGGAACCTCcgattcaccgactctcacagaCTAACTTAGGAAGATAATTGCACCTGACCTTCTAGCACAAGCTGCTGGCCTCCGCCGTCTCTTGGAAACCTACTGCACCATATTTTACCTTAACGGCCgccctttaggccaaacatcagTGGTCACCCATCACATTTACACCGATGACGCCAAGCCGATATGTCGCTGGCTGTACGGTGTTTCGCATGCTGAACGACAAGAGATACAATGAGAAGTCGAAGATGTTCACTAAAGGTGTTATCGAGCCATCAGGCAGTACgcgggcatcccctgttgtccttgtcaagaagaaggatggcagcgtTTTTGTGGGGATTACAgacacctcaacaaaatcacgCTCGAGGATGTCGAGCCCTTGCCACATATTGTTGgtgccttggactgcttgcacggagccaaGTACTTTTCATCGATAGACCTCCGATCAGACTATTGGTAAATCTCGGTAGATAACCTGGACTGTGAGAAAGCTGCCTTCGTAACAAATGACTGCCTCTATCAATTCAAGATTATGCCATTCTGCCTTTGCAATGCCCCGGATaccttcgaaagaatgatggagtCCTTACTTCACGGCTATTTTCCAACGCGCCGGCCTACAAATGAACTGATTCAAGTGACACTTTAGACATCAAATTACCATTCTTGGCCATCTTGTCAGTGCCCCTGACATTCAACCCGACCTTGACAGGATTCAcgctgtccagaactttcctgttcAGTATTCCATCACATACGTAAGAAGCTTTGTTAGACTATGCTCGCATTTCTGTCGTTTTATCCAGAATTTCGCCGAAATCACTCTCCCCACTCACCCATTTAGTTAAGGACGTTGCTTTCACATGGAGCTTGCTCAAAACAAAGCCTTCTCCACACTCGTACGCTTGCTCACGGCTCCTCCATCgctggctcattatgatccaCCAGCCGCCACTGAATTTCTCAcagatgccagtggccatggaattggGGCTGTACTTGTTCAATTGCAGTGTAACACAAACCGCGTAATTGCATACACCAGCTGCCTCCTGTCACCCGCCGAcaggaatttttcaattaccaAACAGGAGTAGCTGGCATTAGTTTGGGCAGTTGCCAAATTCCAGCCCGACTTGTACAGCCGCACATTTTCCGTGGTTACCGATCACGACGCCTTGTGCTGGCTCTCcccacttaaagggacactaaagcaaaacaataaatcagtttagactaatgaagcattgtttgagaaccctgcaggcagtcatttcaaaaagatagtttgattattagatgagaaaatgaaggtccaagaaTCAGTCTTTGAATTTCGCACTGAAACTCCAGCGCCGGTacatcagcgtgacgtcagggattccaaagtatgttttcgcacttGGGCCAccttggctgaataaaggttcctgaaacttgccatgtttaatatttggttcctttagaacacaatgtagtcaatttgtaccgctatatataattagtaggccagaagatgccatcaaaatccaagatgtcacagcccccaagtgcgggaacttaagtaggcgtcgccacccgtatttcgttcttgcgctttttctggcttaccaaacgtcttagcgTTGCAAGAGtgctgtttttggtgttgtagaacggtaatttactgataaatcatttttccctttagcGTCCATTTAAAGACCGCACTGGACAATTGGGTAGATGGGCTCCAGGGCTCTAAGAATATTATTTTCAGTTTTATACAAATCAGGCCGTTTGCACAAGGACGCCAACTGCCTCTGCCATCATCCTGTCAACTGCCCTGAATTTCCTGTAGACTGTCCTGGCCATTTTTGATGTGCACAACATCCACGCTGAACGACGTGATGACTGCTTATGTGTTCTCATCGATCGTCTCAATTCTCGACATTCTGCGTCCACGCTACACATGTTCGTGCTCCGCGATGACATTCTCTACCATCGCAGCTTACGCGCTGAAGGACAAGAATTTTTACTTGTACCACACCATCTCCGGGCATCAGTTCTTGAGGAGTTCCATGACACCCCTACTGCAGGCCACCTCAGCCTTTGGCGTACTTACGACCGCATACGGCAGCACTTCTAATGGCCAGGCCTGTACGGCTGTGtgcactggccgctcgaggcactttgcatgtattaagcaaaagaaagatgtatcgggaatttttcctCTTGCTTAGAATTTGCTTattgacactttccatctaaTCATACTATTTGAGGAGTTAATCTtgaagtgacggcaaacaacattattttggttctgtccagatacaaggcatttgcatattctttaatcttggtgcatgataggacaccctgtataccacAACAGTTGATCCTCTGTAGGCATCACCCATCATGGCTTAATGTTTCAGTAAAATCCTTGATTAAAAAAAGGTTTACCAGAGCTAAAAACTGTGCTACTGGTCATCTCACCTTCATGCCGTTTAGTTATTCAAGAATGCAGCTAAACACCAAGCATACTTTTTATCATAGCTAGTTCAAAATTCAAAGAAATCTTGGAGTGTTATCGGcatcacaaaaaagaaagaggtttCACTTGTTCATGCTAACAGGTAGCTGTTCCTTGTGCTGAATGCTATATTGTTATGAATGATGAGATTTCGGGGCTTTCGAGCAGCTGAATTCACTTGGCCCCTGTGCACCAGCACAAATGCATGTATGGACCCTATTGCAAATGATTCTTTTGGCGTGCTTAAGTTAATGCAAACATTAAAATTGTAACCATTGTCATGTGCTGATGTTATTGATTCTAAATTTATAAGAAACATGAAAATTCAATATTCTATAATTGTATCAAGCATCTTTTCACAGTATCATTGCACCCCTTGCCTGATGACTATAATGTACATAGGTATGGTTGGGTTGTGCCAGTGTTTAAATCCGGTGATGCCAGTTCGCCACTAAGACGATATCCTTGACTAGCATACCAtgcaaaatgctcgagcataaTATTTTATCTAGTGAACTTTCTGGAAAACAATTCAATCCTTAGCCATTTTCAGCAAGGATTTCACAAGAAATTTTCATGCGGGGCAATTTATTGCGTTTACAAATGATATTCTTGCTGCATTCGATAGAAGGCTCGCCAGTGGCTGCATCTTTCCGAACTTCCACAAAGCTTCCCACTTAGTTGCCTATCACCTTCTCTGTTTCAAGCTTTGTAAACTTAACCTCGACCCACACATTCTTGCTTGGATCGAACATTTCTTATTAACAGACTGCAGTTTCTCGGTGTAAACGAGTGCGATTCTCCATTAAGTACCGCCATCTGAAGAGTTCTGCAAGGTTCCGTTTTCTGTGGTTTGTTGTTTCTCATTTACATCAACAAAATTGAAGTCGCAACTTGCACAGAAGGATTTGTTATCCAATAGCAAAAGCACAGAGGTTAGCCAAAAGCGTACCTGAGCGTTTTCGCGCACCCGGTCCCGCTGCGTTGACTTGGGGATGGCCACGACGCCTTTCTGCAGCGACCATCGCACCAGCACCTGGGCGGATGAGCGTCGGTGGTGCTGGGCCACACGGCACACTACGGGGTCGGCCAGCAGGCGGCCCTTGGCCAGTGGTGAGTAGCCCTGCAGTAGCAGTAGCGCCTCAGCGTAAAGGGCTGACACCCGAACACCCACTGCCTGCCTGGAAGAGGATGCCCTGGCTCGCGCAGAAGCGCAGCAGTTCCTCAGGCGCATGGTGTGGATGGAACTCGAGCTGGTTCACGTGCGGCACCAGGCTGCACACGTCTAGAAGGCGCTCAAGGTCGTCTCGTTCGTAGTTGCTGACGCCCACGGCGCGGCACAGACCCTCATCATAAAGGAGCTCTAGCTGGCGCCACGTGTCGTCCAGCGTGCGTTGTCGGTCCACGCACTCAGTCGGGCACTCGGGCCAATGCATCAGGTACAGGTCTAGGTAGTCAACCGCGAGCCGTTCCAACGATCCCCGGAACGCATTCCGTGGCCCGTCGCCCCCAGCGCCCTGGTAGTCGCGCGGCCACAGTTTCGTGGCGAGGAAGAGCTCTTCGCGTGGCACGCCGCTCTCCGCGATAGCCTCACCTAGATACTGCTCGCAGCCGTAGCGCTTGGCCGTGTCCACGAGCCGGTATCCACAGTGGCGCAAAGCATATACCACAGTTGAGTGGCAGTACCCGCCACTGTGCGATGTACCTGCGGAGATAACGAAGGCAACGTGCCGACAGGTGTTGCAAAGGTCGTGGGGCGCGTTTCTCGTCGGGACGATAAAAATTACTCACGCCCAGCCGCCAACTtctgacgctaagttcagcactacctaCCAGCTTCAAGTTTGTACTCACCCAAGCCAAGGATGGGCATGCGGATGCCATTGCGGAGAGAAACGCCCTCGTCGATAGAACTGCACTCAAGAGGCGCACTCATTGGAAACTGAAATTTAGCGCACCGGCATGGGCTAGGTTCAGTCCTTGATTGCCTTGGTTCAGCTGCATAGCTCATGTTCAGTGATTGACTCTAGTCATGGCTACAGCCACAGAATTAACATAATACTTTGACAAGGGAAGCTGTACCTTTCACAGTGCGTCGTCAATAATGATAAGTTATCCTAATCCCTTTTTGACTCGGGGCAGGCGTTTGCCGACGCCACAGATTAAGACGTAGAAAGTAATTGGAAAGCAAGAACACAAAACACAGTTTCGTCACAGTCAATCTTTGGACCGTCCGCTAAGTCAGGTTCACTGACGAGGCGTTCATTTGAGGCATCgcccgacgtttgtgcgcaggcgcgaaaGGGAAAACGTGGGGGGATCTCGAAACTTATGTCTGCTTAACCATTGGCTTAACGCACATCAGTGAGGTCTAAAACGTTTAATCAAGTAGTAAATCACATACCCTAATAACAGAAATAAACACAATTGTCTGATTATTTTGTAAGAAATGACATGGTAACTATGTTTTTCGGTTATATATGTTCATTTATCAAATATTTATccgcgttgagcgcccctagTTGTAGAAATACGAATTAAAGTATACAGTCAAATAAGCTAGTTCCATATAGGTGTTCTTGCTAGTTCTTCATTCTCATAGGGTTTCTCACTATaataatgtagtgagaaactacATTTGGTAGGCGCCGGGCGTTTGTCGGGCATGATGATCGCGCGACTGGCGTCACGCCTAGGTGAGTACGACGTATGGCTGGCCAGACGCTGATTCCTTGCGAAATATGCACTGTAATGAGGTATATATTGCAGGCACGTACTGGAAGAGCCTGT contains:
- the LOC142559706 gene encoding putative oxidoreductase ZK1290.5 isoform X1 translates to MSYAAEPRQSRTEPSPCRCAKFQFPMSAPLECSSIDEGVSLRNGIRMPILGLGTSHSGGYCHSTVVYALRHCGYRLVDTAKRYGCEQYLGEAIAESGVPREELFLATKLWPRDYQGAGGDGPRNAFRGSLERLAVDYLDLYLMHWPECPTECVDRQRTLDDTWRQLELLYDEGLCRAVGVSNYERDDLERLLDVCSLVPHVNQLEFHPHHAPEELLRFCASQGILFQGYSPLAKGRLLADPVVCRVAQHHRRSSAQVLVRWSLQKGVVAIPKSTQRDRVRENAQVFDFELSPDDMAALGTLNCGQRYIERAGVQSKIDSLLPDGYKLAGRLSLRNYS
- the LOC142559706 gene encoding putative oxidoreductase ZK1290.5 isoform X2 — encoded protein: MSAPLECSSIDEGVSLRNGIRMPILGLGTSHSGGYCHSTVVYALRHCGYRLVDTAKRYGCEQYLGEAIAESGVPREELFLATKLWPRDYQGAGGDGPRNAFRGSLERLAVDYLDLYLMHWPECPTECVDRQRTLDDTWRQLELLYDEGLCRAVGVSNYERDDLERLLDVCSLVPHVNQLEFHPHHAPEELLRFCASQGILFQGYSPLAKGRLLADPVVCRVAQHHRRSSAQVLVRWSLQKGVVAIPKSTQRDRVRENAQVFDFELSPDDMAALGTLNCGQRYIERAGVQSKIDSLLPDGYKLAGRLSLRNYS